The Panicum hallii strain FIL2 chromosome 9, PHallii_v3.1, whole genome shotgun sequence genome has a window encoding:
- the LOC112873890 gene encoding embryonic stem cell-specific 5-hydroxymethylcytosine-binding protein isoform X1, whose protein sequence is MCGRARCTLSAAQAARAFGFPTTTAAAGPGGGAGDAPAVRTLDLDRFRPSYNVSPGAYLPVGTVRAQPAAGGDGGRADDGAEPVIQCMKWGLVPSFTGKTEKPDHFRMFNARSESVKEKASFRRLIPKNRCLVAVEGFYEWKKDGSKKQPYYIHFQDHRPLVFAALYDTWTNSEGEIIHTFTILTTRASTSLKWLHDRMPVILGDNDSVNAWLNDASVKLEEITAPYEGADLVWYPVTPAMGKTSFDGPECIKEFQVRMGPSEKPISKFFTKKSTAHDQSVKPEKTTSEFAETHASRASKVECDESVENQPEDVNQQKSGEKQTTSSTVKDEPVSLEHQVFGKPQSIKDEDTLTSTDITIGKQDDLGIKRKIKDTEVKAEMENSGWSRSQPTTTKKAKGAKVASDGQPSLLSYFARK, encoded by the exons ATGTGCGGCAGGGCCCGGTGCACCCTCAGCGCGGCGCAGGCCGCCAGGGCCTTTGGCTTCCCCACCACCACCGCGGCCGccggtcccggcggcggcgcaggggatGCCCCCGCCGTGCGGACGCTCGACCTGGACCG GTTTCGGCCGTCGTACAACGTGTCCCCGGGGGCGTACCTGCCGGTGGGCACAGTGCGGGCgcagccggcggccggcggcgacggaGGACGAGCGGATGACGGGGCGGAGCCGGTGATCCAGTGCATGAAGTGGGGGCTGGTGCCCAGTTTCACCGGCAAGACCGAGAAACCCGACCATTTCAGGATG TTCAATGCCAGATCAGAGTCTGTAAAAGAAAAGGCTTCATTCCGGCGATTAATCCCAAAGAATAGGTGCCTTGTTGCAGTAGAAGG GTTCTATGAGTGGAAAAAGGATGGATCAAAAAAGCAGCCATACTACATACATTTTCAAGATCATAGGCCTCTTGTCTTTGCGGCCCTTTATGACACGTGGACAAATTCAGAAG GAGAGATCATCCATACGTTTACCATTTTGACTACTCGCGCCTCAACTTCTCTAAAATGGCTTCACG ATAGAATGCCTGTGATCTTAGGCGATAATGACTCTGTTAACGCTTGGTTAAATGATGCTTCTGTAAAGCTTGAAGAAATTACTGCACCTTACGAAGGAGCTGATCTT GTTTGGTATCCAGTGACACCGGCAATGGGTAAAACATCTTTTGACGGTCCTGAGTGCATCAAAGAG TTTCAGGTGCGTATGGGACCAAGTGAAAAGCCAATTTCAAAATTTTTCACCAAGAAATCTACTGCTCACGATCAATCAGTGAAACCTGAAAAAACAACTTCGGAGTTTGCAGAAACACATGCTTCCAGAGCTTCAAAGGTGGAATGCGATGAGTCTGTAGAAAATCAACCAGAGGATGTCAACCAACAAAAGTCTGGAGAGAAGCAAACTACTTCTAGTACTGTCAAAGATGAACCTGTCAGCTTGGAACACCAAGTTTTTGGAAAACCTCAGAGCATTAAGGATGAAGATACTTTGACATCGACTGATATTACTATCGGGAAACAAGATGATTTGgggatcaagagaaagatcaaGGATACTGAAGTTAAAGCAGAGATGGAGAACAGTGGCTGGTCACGCTCACAGCCTACAACTACAAAGAAGGCTAAAGGTGCGAAAGTTGCTTCAGATGGCCAGCCATCGCTGCTTTCGTATTTTGCAAGGAAGTAG
- the LOC112873890 gene encoding embryonic stem cell-specific 5-hydroxymethylcytosine-binding protein isoform X2, protein MCGRARCTLSAAQAARAFGFPTTTAAAGPGGGAGDAPAVRTLDLDRFRPSYNVSPGAYLPVGTVRAQPAAGGDGGRADDGAEPVIQCMKWGLVPSFTGKTEKPDHFRMFNARSESVKEKASFRRLIPKNRCLVAVEGFYEWKKDGSKKQPYYIHFQDHRPLVFAALYDTWTNSEGEIIHTFTILTTRASTSLKWLHDRMPVILGDNDSVNAWLNDASVKLEEITAPYEGADLVWYPVTPAMGKTSFDGPECIKEVRMGPSEKPISKFFTKKSTAHDQSVKPEKTTSEFAETHASRASKVECDESVENQPEDVNQQKSGEKQTTSSTVKDEPVSLEHQVFGKPQSIKDEDTLTSTDITIGKQDDLGIKRKIKDTEVKAEMENSGWSRSQPTTTKKAKGAKVASDGQPSLLSYFARK, encoded by the exons ATGTGCGGCAGGGCCCGGTGCACCCTCAGCGCGGCGCAGGCCGCCAGGGCCTTTGGCTTCCCCACCACCACCGCGGCCGccggtcccggcggcggcgcaggggatGCCCCCGCCGTGCGGACGCTCGACCTGGACCG GTTTCGGCCGTCGTACAACGTGTCCCCGGGGGCGTACCTGCCGGTGGGCACAGTGCGGGCgcagccggcggccggcggcgacggaGGACGAGCGGATGACGGGGCGGAGCCGGTGATCCAGTGCATGAAGTGGGGGCTGGTGCCCAGTTTCACCGGCAAGACCGAGAAACCCGACCATTTCAGGATG TTCAATGCCAGATCAGAGTCTGTAAAAGAAAAGGCTTCATTCCGGCGATTAATCCCAAAGAATAGGTGCCTTGTTGCAGTAGAAGG GTTCTATGAGTGGAAAAAGGATGGATCAAAAAAGCAGCCATACTACATACATTTTCAAGATCATAGGCCTCTTGTCTTTGCGGCCCTTTATGACACGTGGACAAATTCAGAAG GAGAGATCATCCATACGTTTACCATTTTGACTACTCGCGCCTCAACTTCTCTAAAATGGCTTCACG ATAGAATGCCTGTGATCTTAGGCGATAATGACTCTGTTAACGCTTGGTTAAATGATGCTTCTGTAAAGCTTGAAGAAATTACTGCACCTTACGAAGGAGCTGATCTT GTTTGGTATCCAGTGACACCGGCAATGGGTAAAACATCTTTTGACGGTCCTGAGTGCATCAAAGAG GTGCGTATGGGACCAAGTGAAAAGCCAATTTCAAAATTTTTCACCAAGAAATCTACTGCTCACGATCAATCAGTGAAACCTGAAAAAACAACTTCGGAGTTTGCAGAAACACATGCTTCCAGAGCTTCAAAGGTGGAATGCGATGAGTCTGTAGAAAATCAACCAGAGGATGTCAACCAACAAAAGTCTGGAGAGAAGCAAACTACTTCTAGTACTGTCAAAGATGAACCTGTCAGCTTGGAACACCAAGTTTTTGGAAAACCTCAGAGCATTAAGGATGAAGATACTTTGACATCGACTGATATTACTATCGGGAAACAAGATGATTTGgggatcaagagaaagatcaaGGATACTGAAGTTAAAGCAGAGATGGAGAACAGTGGCTGGTCACGCTCACAGCCTACAACTACAAAGAAGGCTAAAGGTGCGAAAGTTGCTTCAGATGGCCAGCCATCGCTGCTTTCGTATTTTGCAAGGAAGTAG